From the genome of Glycine max cultivar Williams 82 chromosome 2, Glycine_max_v4.0, whole genome shotgun sequence, one region includes:
- the LOC100803759 gene encoding receptor protein kinase TMK1, with amino-acid sequence MMMKNLVLFLCLCFFTLVVSETDSNDVKILNSFKRGLNNSELLPWPEEGGDPCGSPPWKYIFCNGNRVAQIQTKNLGLVGPLPPNLNELTMLENLGLQNNNLNGPLPSFKGLTNLKYIFLGHNDFDSIPVDFFEGLKSLEVLALDYNEKLNASNGGWNFPATLEDSAQLRNLSCMSCNLVGPIPGFFGDMASLSVLLLSGNNLTGEIPATLNAVPALQVLWLNNQRGEGLGGKIDVLASMVSLTSLLLRGNSFEGSVPMNIGDLVSLKDLDLNGNEFVGLIPSGLGGMILDKLDLNNNHFMGPIPEFAASKVSYENNEFCEAKAGVMCAFEVMVLLEFLGGLGYPWILVDSWSGNDPCHGPWLGIRCNGDGKVDMIILEKFNLSGTLSPSVAKLDSLVEIRLGGNDISGTIPSNWTSLKSLTLLDLSGNNISRPLPSFGKGLKLVIDGDPHGSAPEGSLSLPGTGSSSTKGESPSTDKHNPNPSEDSSPNPKSSSSFESNNSSNGKKIVPIVVPIAGVAAAAFVLIPLYVYCFRKKKGVSEGPGSLVIHPRDASDPDNVLKIVVANNSSRSVSTVTGSGSGTMTRSGESRVIEAGNLVISVQVLRNVTKNFARENEVGRGGFGVVYKGELEDGTKIAVKRMESGVITSKALDEFQSEIAVLSKVRHRHLVSLLGYSVEGKERILVYEYMPQGALSMHLFHWKSLQLEPLSWKRRLNIALDVARGMEYLHSLAHQIFIHRDLKSSNILLGDDFRAKVSDFGLVKLAPDGKKSVVTRLAGTFGYLAPEYAVTGKVTTKADVFSFGVVLMELLTGLMALDEDRPEETQYLASWFRHIKSDKEKLMAAIDPALDIKEEMFDVVSIVAELAGHCTTREPNQRPDMSHAVNVLSPLVQKWKPLDDDTEEYAGVDYSLPLNQMVKEWQETEGKDLSYVDLQDSKSSIPERPTGLAESFTSIDGR; translated from the exons ATGATGATGAAGAACCTTGTACTCTTCCTATGTTTGTGTTTCTTCACTCTCGTTGTTTCCGAAACGGACTCGAACGACGTGAAGATTCTGAACAGCTTCAAAAGAGGGTTGAATAACTCAGAGCTCTTACCATGGCCCGAAGAAGGAGGAGACCCGTGCGGGAGCCCTCCATGGAAATACATCTTCTGCAACGGCAACAGAGTCGCTCAGATTCAGACCAAGAACCTGGGCCTGGTGGGCCCACTCCCTCCAAACCTCAACGAACTCACCATGCTCGAGAATCTGGGTTTACAGAACAACAACCTTAACGGTCCTTTACCCTCCTTCAAGGGCTTAACCAatctaaaatacatttttctcgGTCACAACGACTTCGATTCGATCCCCGTAGATTTCTTCGAGGGATTGAAGAGTCTCGAGGTGTTGGCTTTGGATTACAACGAAAAACTAAATGCAAGTAATGGCGGGTGGAACTTCCCGGCAACGCTGGAGGATTCGGCGCAGCTGAGGAACTTGAGTTGCATGAGCTGTAATCTGGTGGGCCCCATTCCGGGGTTCTTTGGGGACATGGCGTCGCTGTCGGTGTTGCTGCTGTCGGGCAACAATTTAACCGGGGAGATTCCGGCGACGTTGAACGCCGTTCCGGCGTTGCAGGTTCTCTGGCTGAACAACCAGCGTGGAGAGGGACTCGGTGGGAAAATTGACGTCTTGGCGAGTATGGTTTCGTTGACGAGTTTGTTGCTTCGTGGGAACAGTTTTGAAGGGAGTGTACCTATGAACATTGGGGATTTGGTTTCTTTGAAGGATTTGGATCTTAATGGGAATGAGTTTGTTGGGTTGATTCCGAGTGGTTTGGGTGGAATGATATTGGATAAGTTGGATTTGAATAACAACCACTTCATGGGTCCGATCCCGGAATTTGCAGCGAGTAAAGTGAGTTATGAGAACAATGAATTTTGTGAGGCAAAGGCCGGGGTTATGTGTGCTTTTGAAGTGATGGTGTTGTTGGAGTTTCTTGGAGGGTTGGGGTATCCTTGGATTTTGGTTGATTCTTGGAGTGGAAATGACCCTTGTCACGGGCCATGGTTGGGGATAAGGTGCAATGGGGACGGAAAGGTGGACATGATTATTTTGGAAAAGTTTAATCTTAGTGGGACTTTGAGTCCTTCTGTTGCCAAGTTAGATTCTCTTGTTGAGATAAGGTTGGGAGGTAATGATATTAGTGGTACGATACCGAGTAATTGGACTAGTTTGAAATCTTTGACATTGTTGGATCTGAGTGGGAATAACATTTCGCGTCCCTTGCCGAGTTTTGGGAAAGGGTTGAAGCTTGTGATTGATGGGGATCCTCATGGAAGTGCCCCAGAAGGTTCTCTTTCTCTACCCGGGACTGGTTCGTCGTCTACAAAGGGTGAATCTCCTTCCACTGATAAGCATAATCCTAATCCATCTGAAGACTCTAGTCCCAATCCAAAGTCTAGTAGTTCTTTTGAGTCGAATAATTCTTCCAATGGGAAAAAAATAGTTCCAATTGTGGTTCCTATTGCAGGTGTTGCAGCTGCCGCTTTTGTGCTCATTCCGCTTTATGTGTATTGTTTCAGGAAGAAAAAGGGTGTCTCTGAGGGTCCAGGGTCATTGGTGATTCACCCTAGGGATGCTTCTGATCCGGACAACGTGCTGAagattgttgttgctaacaACAGCAGTCGGAGTGTTTCCACGGTGACTGGAAGTGGGTCTGGGACTATGACTCGAAGTGGTGAGTCTCGTGTCATTGAAGCTGGGAACCTTGTGATATCGGTTCAGGTTCTTCGAAACGTGACCAAGAATTTTGCACGGGAGAACGAGGTTGGACGTGGTGGGTTTGGGGTCGTTTACAAGGGAGAACTGGAAGATGGGACTAAGATTGCGGTGAAACGAATGGAATCCGGTGTGATTACCAGCAAGGCTTTGGATGAATTTCAGTCTGAGATTGCAGTTCTATCTAAAGTCCGGCACCGGCATTTGGTTTCTCTTTTGGGTTATTCAGTTGAAGGTAAAGAAAGGATTCTAGTTTATGAGTATATGCCACAAGGGGCTCTCAGTATGCATCTCTTCCATTGGAAGAGCTTACAACTGGAGCCACTGTCTTGGAAGAGGAGGCTCAACATTGCCTTGGATGTTGCTAGAGGAATGGAGTATCTTCATAGTCTGGCTCATCAGATCTTCATTCACAGAGATCTTAAGTCATCAAATATTTTACTTGGGGATGACTTTAGAGCAAAAGTCTCAGATTTTGGATTGGTAAAACTTGCTCCTGATGGCAAAAAATCTGTAGTGACCCGACTTGCTGGTACATTTGGATACTTGGCACCAGAATATGCag tGACTGGAAAAGTCACTACCAAAGCAGATGTTTTCAGTTTTGGCGTTGTCCTAATGGAGCTGCTAACTGGATTAATGGCACTTGACGAGGATAGACCCGAGGAAACCCAATACTTGGCGTCGTGGTTCCGGCATATAAAATCAGACAAGGAGAAACTAATGGCTGCTATTGACCCGGCCCTCGACATAAAGGAAGAAATGTTCGATGTCGTCTCCATTGTTGCTGAGCTAGCTGGGCACTGCACTACCAGAGAACCAAACCAAAGGCCAGATATGAGTCATGCTGTGAATGTTCTTTCGCCACTTGTTCAAAAATGGAAACCATTAGATGATGACACTGAGGAGTATGCTGGCGTAGATTACAGTCTTCCCCTTAACCAAATGGTGAAGGAGTGGCAGGAGACAGAAGGAAAGGACCTGAGCTATGTGGACCTACAAGACAGTAAGAGTAGTATCCCTGAAAGGCCTACTGGGTTAGCCGAGTCTTTTACTTCCATTGATGGCCGATGA